Genomic segment of Myxococcales bacterium:
AAACTCAATTTTTTCATCGGCCTGACGATGCTAGCGCCGCTTGTTTTGGCGTGGGCCGACGGCGGGCGCGATGCAAAGGCGATCGCCACCTCCATGATGATCATCCTCTTCATATCCGGCGTCATGGTCGCAGCGTGTCGCGGAGAAAAACAGGATATCTCACACAAAGAGGGGATGCTGATCGTCGCGGTCGGATGGATCAGCGTAGGTCTTTTCGGCGCGCTTCCCTATTTCGTCGGACAGATATTCGGAGCGATGTCGGCGGAAAATTTCATCAACTCCTTCTTCGAATCGATATCCGGTTTCACAACGACCGGAGCCTCTGTTTTTGGAACCAGCGTTCATGTCGAGAGCCTCAGCAGGGCCATACTGCTGTGGCGAAGCCAGACCCACTGGCTTGGCGGCATGGGAATCATCGTTCTCGTGGTTGCGATACTTCCGCTTCTTGGAGTGGGAGGCATGCAGCTTTTCAGAGCAGAATCGCCGGGGCCAACCAAGGAAAAACTGCGCCCGAGAATAAGACAGACGGCGGCAACCCTGTGGCTCGTTTATCTCGTCCTGACGATAGCGCAGATCGTCGCCCTTCTTCTGGCCGGAATGCCATTGTTTGATTCCATCTGTCACACCTTCGCAACCGTCGCTACGGGAGGATTTTCCATAAAAAATATTTCGATAGAAGCTTACAACAGCGCGACCATAGACGGAATCATAACCTTTTTCATGTTCATAGCGGCGGTAAATTTCTCCCTGCACTATATGTTCATATTCAAAAGGCTCAAAGGATATTGGGCAAACAGCGAATTCAGATATTACTTCACGATCACGATCATCAACATAGTTCTTATAAGCGCCATATTGTTTGGATCCGGCATATACGATTCCGCCCTGTCAGCCTTGCGATACGGTTCATTCCAGACAGTATCCGTAATGACTACAACCGGATTTTCAACCGCCGACTTCGAAAAGTGGCCGATCGTAGCGCAGATATTGCTTCTGATATTCATGTTCCTCGGAGGTTGCTCCGGCTCAACCAGCGGCTCCATAAAAATAGCACGAATCGTAGTGCTTGCAAAACACGCCTACAGGGAACTTTTCAGGTTGATTCATCCAAGATCTTTCGCCACGATAAAATTCGGGGGGAAGGTCGTTCACAAAGATATTTTGGAAAGTATCTCGGGATTTTTCATACTTTATATGGGCATATTTACGGTGGCGTCGATCTTTATGACTGCAATGGGGCTGGATCTACTGACAGCGATAACCTCAGTAGCCACGATGATAGGTAACGTAGGGCCTGGGCTGGGAGCGGTTGGGCCATCAGAAAATTATTTCATGATTCCCTCGATCGGCAAAATAATACTAATAATGTGCATGCTGCTTGGGAGGCTTGAAATTTTTACGGTAATAGTATTAATGACACGCGAATTCTGGAAAAGATGATCTTAGGTTCAAGCGGAGGTTTTACACAATGGGCGAACAGCTAAAGCAAGCGTTGATAAATGCGGGAGTCATCTCCAAAAAAGATATAGAGCGCGAGAAAGTCAAAAAGCGACATCTCTCTAAAAGCGCCAAGATACGCGACGACCAGATAAGGATAGTGTGTGAGGTCTGCGGGAAAACCGCTCCGGACGTCGAGCAGTACCAGCACAAAAACCGACTCATACAGGGAAAGGAATGGATTTGCATCCCATGCGCAGATGAATACTGCATCGACGATCAGTGCAGGCTGACCCAGCAGAGTTCCCAGGCAAAATCAAAGATGTTCATCAGGCAATATGGCAGGACGAAGAAGTTTTAGCCCTATCTACCTCACCGCGCTTTCGTCCAGAACGAGCCTCGCAGGATCGCTGCTGATCTTGGCCCTGATGCCAAGCGGCAGAGTGATATTTTCAACGCCGTGGCCGGATGGAAGGCCAAAGAGTATCGGTATCTCCATGTCTCGAAAATATCTGCGCAGATATTTTTTCACCTCGTTTTTCCTGCCGTGCATACAACGATTCATCTCGGAAAAGATGATCCCCTTAACACGATCGAACTTGCCCGCGAGTTTCAGGTGATTGAGGTCTCCATCTATCTTCATATGCCCTTCATCGTATTCCTCGATGAAAAACAGCCTGTCGTCAGTATCTATTTCGAAAGATGTTCCAAGCGTGCTGATCATCCTCGAAAGATTGCCGCCGACGAGAAGCCCCGAGGCCTCGCCGGACTTTATGACTTCAAGGGGTTTCCCATATAGATCGCCCAAACGCGTCTTTTTTGTAATCGACTCCTGGATAGCTATTTCCGTCGTGGGGGGCATCCCCTTGTAGAGTTCCTGCGCCACAGTCGGACCGTGAAAGGTGACCCACCTGTACTTCTGAAAGAAGTATATAAGCAAAATTGTGATATCGGAAAAACCGACGAATATTTTTGGATGATATGAAAGATCAACCTCTTCAAGATAAGGTACCAGAGCTATCGAACCGTACCCCCCTTCTGCGCAGAAGATCGCGGCGATGCTCGGGTCCTTGATCATCTTTATCAGGAGCTCGGCCTTCTCCTTATAACGCCTCCTGCGATCGCGGTCCTTCGGCCTTTTCGCGTGTTTGAAGACGGGCCTCGGCACGACGACGTCGAACCCCCACCATTTGAGCTTGTTGATGCCGCGCTTTAGCCCCCTGCTCTCGAACGAAGAGGCTGGGGCCACAATTCCTATGCGGTCGCCAGGTACAAGGCCGAAAGGCTTTATCGGTCGCATGAGGCAATTATACAAGCTGTAAACTTGTGCGGCAAGAAGGGTTTCAGTATTTCGGATATCCCATCATGTTGCTTAAGAACCACCAACTCCAGAAGGTGGCATGAGGATTTTCTCTATAGGCTTGCGAAGCAGCAACGCTGACCATCGAGGGATAAATTCCGTATCCTATCCCCATGTATGGAGCTGGGGGCACAATCACTTGTGGAGGAACCACGGGAACCGAATTCATCGCATGTATGACGCCAGCATGCGAGTTATTCTCCATGTCATAGCGCGTCCCGCGGTACATCGTGCCGTTATTCCCCGGCATCACGGCCATGCAGCCCGCGAAGTCTTCCAGCCTGTTGGTGACCTTAGGACACCCGCCGCCAGCGTAGAGCTCAACGCTCCCGAAGAGGAGGATGAGAAAAACGACAGCTACGGCGATCGAGGAAGATGTTCTCATATTTTTCACCCACTAACATTATCGTCCGATCTTGCAAATAGTTGCGTCTTCTTGACAGGGGCTGCAACTGCGCGTAGCCTCGGCCGCTATGAAAATTTCAAGGCTGACTCTCGCGCTGGCCGTTGCCATTTTTGCCTGTTTTTTCAGCTACATAGCTTATGCCCAGCTGCAGCCCACAGGCATGAAAATCGTCCTTGACGGTGATATCATAAACCCCGCCACATCCGGGTTCATTGCAGAATCCATAAGGAGAGCTGAAAGGGCGAACTCCCGTTTCATTATGATAGAACTCGATACGCCGGGAGGGCTTCTGGGTTCCACCCGCGACATAGTCAAATCGATAATGTCATCTAAGGTTCCGGTAATCACCTACGTCTCTCCGATGGGGGCCAGGGCAGGTTCGGCGGGCGTGTTCATAACCCTCGCTTCCCACATCGCTGCGATGGCGCCATCGACTAACATCGGAGCTGCACGTCCGGTAAGCGTCGGAGGAGGACCGACAAAGCCGGGCATCTTCGATCAGATTTCCGGCAAACTTGAAAAGGGAAGCCGGACACCTGAGGAGGAAAAGGTCATCAGCGACTCGAAAGCCTGGGCGGAGTCCATCGCAGGCGAACGCGGTAGAAATCCGCAGTGGGCTGCAACAGCTGTGACCGATAGCGCCTCCGTCAGCGCTGATGAGGCAAAATCTCTCGGCATCATCGATCTGATAGCCGATGACGAGCAGGGGCTGCTCTCTAAAATTCATGGTATGCGCGTCCGCCTCGCCGACGGTGAGAGGACTATAGACACATCCGGGATAAAAATTTTGGAAGTGGAAAAAGATTTTCGCACGCGAGTTCTCTCCGCCGTGGCACACCCCAACATCGCCTACGTACTTCTCATATTGGGTTTTTACGGACTACTGTTCGAGTTCACCAACCCCGGGATAGGGTTTCCCGGAATCGCCGGGTCGGTCTGCCTCGTTCTGGCATTTTTCGGCCTGCAGGTACTCCCAACAAACTACGCTGGTATAGCGCTTCTTGCACTTGCAGTGGCGATGTTCATCGCAGAGGTAAAGGTCGTGAGCTATGGCCTTTTGACGATAGGCGGTCTCATATCATTTTTCTTCGGTTCTACAATACTCTTCACATCCCCAGATGATTTCATGAAGGTGTCGATGCCGATAATACTCTCTTTTACGGTTGCGACCCTCCTGCTCGCGGGATTTTTGACAGCGCTGGTGCTTCGCGCGAGGGGAAGGCGCCCGGTAACGGGAAGTGAAGGCATGATGGGCCTTGTCGGCGAGGTGACTTCCTGGAATGCCGGTTCCG
This window contains:
- a CDS encoding TrkH family potassium uptake protein: MRARLVIGAISKLNFFIGLTMLAPLVLAWADGGRDAKAIATSMMIILFISGVMVAACRGEKQDISHKEGMLIVAVGWISVGLFGALPYFVGQIFGAMSAENFINSFFESISGFTTTGASVFGTSVHVESLSRAILLWRSQTHWLGGMGIIVLVVAILPLLGVGGMQLFRAESPGPTKEKLRPRIRQTAATLWLVYLVLTIAQIVALLLAGMPLFDSICHTFATVATGGFSIKNISIEAYNSATIDGIITFFMFIAAVNFSLHYMFIFKRLKGYWANSEFRYYFTITIINIVLISAILFGSGIYDSALSALRYGSFQTVSVMTTTGFSTADFEKWPIVAQILLLIFMFLGGCSGSTSGSIKIARIVVLAKHAYRELFRLIHPRSFATIKFGGKVVHKDILESISGFFILYMGIFTVASIFMTAMGLDLLTAITSVATMIGNVGPGLGAVGPSENYFMIPSIGKIILIMCMLLGRLEIFTVIVLMTREFWKR
- a CDS encoding nodulation protein NfeD; its protein translation is MKISRLTLALAVAIFACFFSYIAYAQLQPTGMKIVLDGDIINPATSGFIAESIRRAERANSRFIMIELDTPGGLLGSTRDIVKSIMSSKVPVITYVSPMGARAGSAGVFITLASHIAAMAPSTNIGAARPVSVGGGPTKPGIFDQISGKLEKGSRTPEEEKVISDSKAWAESIAGERGRNPQWAATAVTDSASVSADEAKSLGIIDLIADDEQGLLSKIHGMRVRLADGERTIDTSGIKILEVEKDFRTRVLSAVAHPNIAYVLLILGFYGLLFEFTNPGIGFPGIAGSVCLVLAFFGLQVLPTNYAGIALLALAVAMFIAEVKVVSYGLLTIGGLISFFFGSTILFTSPDDFMKVSMPIILSFTVATLLLAGFLTALVLRARGRRPVTGSEGMMGLVGEVTSWNAGSGKVLVRGEIWNARSADTLKRGDEIEVVIAEGMNLLVELKKDS
- a CDS encoding LD-carboxypeptidase, yielding MRPIKPFGLVPGDRIGIVAPASSFESRGLKRGINKLKWWGFDVVVPRPVFKHAKRPKDRDRRRRYKEKAELLIKMIKDPSIAAIFCAEGGYGSIALVPYLEEVDLSYHPKIFVGFSDITILLIYFFQKYRWVTFHGPTVAQELYKGMPPTTEIAIQESITKKTRLGDLYGKPLEVIKSGEASGLLVGGNLSRMISTLGTSFEIDTDDRLFFIEEYDEGHMKIDGDLNHLKLAGKFDRVKGIIFSEMNRCMHGRKNEVKKYLRRYFRDMEIPILFGLPSGHGVENITLPLGIRAKISSDPARLVLDESAVR